A genome region from Mesorhizobium sp. B2-1-8 includes the following:
- the gor gene encoding glutathione-disulfide reductase: protein MAGYDYDLFVIGGGSGGVRAARVAAVLGKRVGIAEEYRFGGTCVIRGCVPKKLYVYASQFPEHFADAAGYGWTVPEASFDWRTLVANKDREISRLEAIYKKNVEGSGGEAFHSRAMIVDPHVIHLLSEDRTVTADQILIATGGRPAAHPALPGHEHCIFSNEAFDLEELPKAIMIEGGGYIAVEFANIFHGLGVDTTLVYRGKEILGRFDMDLRRTLHETMEKKGIKILCHSVSESVSKRPDGRLDAQLISGQVLTVDQVMLAIGRIPNTENMGLEGVGIEMTTATGAIKVDDYSRTNIDNIWAIGDVTNRVQLTPVAIHEAMCFVETAFKGNPTAPDHDTIATAVFSQPEIGTVGLSEDEAVKRFADIEIYRASFRPMRHTLSGRDEKMLIKLVVDGASRKVLGAHILGPDAGEMAQLLGIPLKAGLTKDDFDRTMAVHPTAAEELVTMYKPTYRVKDGERV, encoded by the coding sequence ATGGCCGGTTATGATTACGACCTCTTCGTCATCGGCGGCGGCTCCGGCGGGGTGAGGGCGGCGCGGGTCGCGGCAGTGCTCGGCAAGCGCGTCGGCATCGCCGAAGAGTACCGTTTCGGCGGCACGTGCGTCATCAGGGGCTGCGTGCCCAAGAAACTCTATGTCTATGCTTCGCAATTTCCCGAGCATTTCGCCGACGCCGCCGGCTATGGCTGGACGGTGCCGGAAGCCAGTTTCGACTGGCGGACGCTGGTCGCCAACAAGGACCGCGAGATCAGCCGCCTGGAAGCGATCTACAAGAAGAACGTCGAGGGCTCGGGCGGCGAGGCCTTTCATTCGCGGGCGATGATCGTCGACCCGCACGTGATCCATCTCCTGAGCGAGGACCGCACCGTCACCGCCGATCAGATCCTGATCGCCACCGGCGGCCGTCCGGCGGCGCATCCGGCACTGCCTGGGCATGAACACTGCATTTTCTCCAACGAGGCGTTCGACCTCGAGGAACTGCCGAAGGCGATCATGATCGAGGGCGGCGGCTATATCGCGGTCGAGTTCGCCAACATCTTCCACGGGCTCGGCGTAGACACCACGCTGGTCTATCGCGGCAAGGAAATTCTTGGCCGCTTCGACATGGACCTGCGGCGCACGCTGCATGAGACGATGGAAAAGAAGGGGATAAAAATCCTTTGCCATTCCGTCTCCGAATCGGTCAGCAAGCGACCGGACGGGCGGCTCGACGCGCAGCTCATCAGCGGGCAGGTGCTGACGGTCGACCAGGTGATGCTGGCCATCGGCCGTATCCCCAACACCGAGAATATGGGGCTGGAAGGCGTAGGCATCGAGATGACCACCGCGACGGGTGCGATCAAGGTCGATGACTATTCCCGCACCAACATCGACAATATCTGGGCAATCGGGGATGTCACCAACCGCGTGCAGCTGACGCCGGTGGCGATTCACGAAGCCATGTGCTTCGTCGAGACGGCGTTCAAGGGCAATCCGACGGCGCCCGACCACGACACGATCGCGACCGCGGTCTTTTCGCAACCGGAAATCGGCACGGTCGGCTTGTCGGAGGACGAAGCCGTCAAGCGTTTCGCCGATATCGAAATCTACCGCGCCAGCTTCCGGCCGATGCGGCACACGTTGTCGGGCCGTGACGAAAAGATGCTGATCAAGCTGGTCGTCGACGGCGCTTCGCGCAAGGTTCTCGGCGCCCACATACTGGGGCCGGATGCCGGCGAAATGGCCCAGCTGCTCGGCATCCCCCTGAAGGCGGGGCTGACCAAGGATGATTTCGACCGCACCATGGCCGTGCATCCGACCGCGGCAGAAGAGCTCGTCACCATGTACAAGCCGACCTATCGTGTGAAGGACGGCGAGCGCGTCTGA
- the mgtE gene encoding magnesium transporter: MNEFFPVADDEAVAIARILANDHVADVVEALNRESRETATELLCAVPFERLVEIFDQPELESAPELAEALPRPKASRLLTAMSVDRAADILRELDEPARSELLGALAPPLRATLLSILGYPEGSAASIMTTEFVSVPSDWTVGRTLDYIRKVERTRETIYAIYIVDPQTHLLVRSTGLRRLITGEPDDSILSVAPDRMPVTVSPLTDRENLAQTISKYDLLAVPVVDHGKILGIVTIDDIIDTMIEETTQDVHRFGGMEALDEPYMKMSFLAMIKKRGGWLCALFISEMLTANAMQSYEGELEKAIVLTLFIPLIMSSGGNSGSQATSLVIRALALREIGLRDWWRVALRELPTGLVLGAMLGVVGVCRIVLWQYMGFYDYGPHWPLIAATVGAALVGIVTFGSLSGSMLPFALKRIGFDPASASAPFVATLVDVTGLVIYFSVALVILRGTLL, from the coding sequence ATGAACGAATTTTTCCCCGTAGCGGACGACGAGGCCGTCGCCATCGCCCGCATCCTCGCCAATGATCACGTCGCCGACGTTGTCGAGGCGCTCAATCGTGAATCGCGCGAAACCGCGACGGAGCTGCTTTGCGCTGTACCCTTCGAACGGCTGGTCGAGATATTCGATCAGCCTGAGCTCGAGAGCGCGCCCGAACTGGCGGAGGCCCTGCCTCGTCCCAAGGCGAGTAGGCTGCTCACCGCCATGTCCGTCGACCGTGCGGCCGACATCCTGCGCGAGCTCGACGAGCCGGCACGCTCCGAGCTGCTCGGCGCACTGGCCCCGCCACTGCGCGCGACCCTGCTTTCCATTCTGGGCTATCCCGAAGGCAGCGCCGCCTCGATCATGACGACGGAGTTCGTCAGCGTTCCCTCCGACTGGACCGTCGGGCGCACGCTCGACTACATTCGCAAGGTCGAGCGGACGCGCGAGACCATCTATGCAATCTACATCGTCGATCCGCAGACACACCTCCTGGTGCGGTCGACGGGTTTACGCCGGCTCATCACCGGTGAGCCTGATGACTCGATCCTGTCGGTGGCGCCCGACCGCATGCCGGTGACGGTCAGCCCGCTGACCGACCGCGAAAACCTGGCGCAGACGATCTCCAAATACGATTTGCTCGCCGTTCCGGTGGTCGACCACGGCAAGATTCTCGGCATCGTCACCATCGACGACATCATCGACACGATGATCGAGGAGACCACGCAGGACGTGCATCGCTTCGGCGGCATGGAGGCTCTGGACGAGCCGTATATGAAGATGAGCTTCCTCGCCATGATCAAGAAGCGTGGCGGCTGGCTCTGCGCGCTGTTCATCAGCGAGATGCTGACGGCCAATGCGATGCAAAGCTATGAGGGCGAGCTGGAGAAAGCGATCGTTCTGACGCTGTTCATCCCGCTGATCATGAGCTCCGGCGGCAATTCCGGCTCGCAGGCGACATCGCTGGTCATCCGCGCGCTGGCGCTGCGCGAGATCGGCCTTCGCGACTGGTGGCGGGTGGCGTTGCGCGAATTGCCCACCGGCCTCGTGCTTGGCGCCATGCTCGGCGTGGTCGGCGTCTGCCGCATCGTGCTCTGGCAATATATGGGCTTCTACGACTATGGCCCGCATTGGCCGCTGATTGCCGCGACGGTTGGTGCTGCACTGGTCGGCATCGTCACCTTCGGCTCGCTGTCGGGATCGATGCTGCCGTTCGCCCTGAAACGGATCGGTTTCGACCCGGCCAGCGCATCCGCGCCGTTTGTCGCCACGCTGGTCGATGTCACCGGACTGGTGATCTATTTCTCGGTGGCGCTGGTCATCCTGCGCGGCACGTTGCTGTAG